The genomic DNA CGAGCAAAATCTGAAGCGAAAGCAGCGTTTGGAAATGACGAAGTATATGTTGAAAAATATATTGAAAAGCCAAAGCATATTGAGGTTCAAATTATTGGGGATCAGTTTGGTAATATTGTCCATCTTTATGAAAGAGATTGTTCAGTCCAACGTCGTCATCAAAAAGTAGTAGAGGTTGCACCGTGTATCTCTATTTCAGAAGATCTTAGAGATAGAATTTGTGCTGCTGCTGTTGATTTAATGAAAAATGTAGATTATTTAAATGCTGGAACAGTAGAATTCCTTGTTTCAGGAGAAGATTTCTACTTTATTGAAGTAAACCCGCGTGTACAGGTTGAACATACCATTACAGAGATGATCACTGGTGTTGATATTGTTCAAACACAAATATTGGTTGCAGAAGGTCATGAGCTACATGATGAAACGGTAGGTATTCCAAAGCAAGAAGATATTCGAATTATGGGATATGCCATTCAATCTCGTGTGACAACGGAGGATCCGTTGAACAATTTTATGCCGGATACAGGAAGGTTAATGACGTACCGTTCAGGTGGTGGTTTTGGAGTTAGATTGGATGCAGGTAACGGTTTCCAAGGAGCTATTATTACTCCATATTATGATTCCTTGCTTGTTAAGTTATCAACACATGCCTTAACGTATGAACAAGCTTGTGCAAAAATGGTAAGAAATTTACAAGAGTTCCGTATTCGAGGAATTAAAACGAATATTCCTTTCTTGGAGAATGTTGTAAAGCACAAAGATTTCCGCAGTGGGAATTATGATACGTCATTTATTGATTCTTCACCAGAGTTATTTATGTTCCCTGTTCGTAAAGACAGAGGTACAAAAATGCTTTCTTATATCGGGAATGTAACCATTAACGGTTTCCCGGGAATTGAGAGAAAGAAAAAGCCTGTTTTTGATAAGCCAAGAATCCCAGTAACAGATTCATTTAGTGTTCAAAGTGGAACAAAGCAAATTCTTGATGAAAGAGGAGCCGAGGGCTTAGTAAAGTGGATTAAAGAGCAACCTGAAGTTCTTTTAACAGATACTACTTTTAGAGATGCACATCAGTCATTACTAGCTACTCGTGTTCGTACGACAGATTTAAAGCATATCGCAGAGCCGACATCGTTATTACTACCTGATATGTTTTCTTTGGAGATGTGGGGTGGAGCTACATTTGATGTGGCGTACAATTTCTTAAAGGAAGATCCATGGGATAGACTTTTAACTTTAAGAAAGCAGATTCCAAATGTATTATTCCAAATGCTACTCCGAGCTTCAAATGCTGTTGGATATAAAAATTATCCAGACAATGTGATTCGTGAGTTTGTGGAGAAATCTGCATATGCAGGTATCGACGTATTCCGTATTTTTGATAGTCTGAACTGGGTTAAAGGGATGGAAGTAGCTATTCAAGCCGTAAGAGATACGGGGAAAATAGCTGAAGCGGCCATTTGTTATACAGGAGACATCCTTGATACATCGAGACCGAAGTATAACTTAAACTACTATAAGGATTTGGCTAAAGAACTCCAAAATCAAGGGGCACATATTTTAGCTATTAAGGATATGGCAGGTTTATTAAAACCAGAAGCTGCATATCAATTAATTTCTGAATTAAAAGAAACCATTGATATTCCGATTCACCTACACACTCATGATACAAGTGGAAATGGAATATTTACGTATGCAAAAGCCATCGAGGCTGGTGTTGATATTGTAGATACAGCATTAAGCACAATGGCAGGATTAACATCACAGCCAAGTGCAAATACATTGTACTATGCACTTGAAGGCAATGATCGTAAGCCGAAGGTAGATATTAAAGCGTTAGAACAGCTTTCTTAC from Robertmurraya sp. FSL R5-0851 includes the following:
- the pyc gene encoding pyruvate carboxylase encodes the protein MQRKINKVLVANRGEIAIRVFRACTELNIRTVAIYSKEDSGAYHRYKADEAYLVGEGKKPIDAYLDIEGIINIAKHSDVDAIHPGYGFLSENIHFARRCEEEGIIFIGPKSRHLDMFGDKVKARTQAQAAKIPVIPGSDGPVNSLEEVIAFGKEYHYPIIIKASLGGGGRGMRIVRHLEEVKEAYERAKSEAKAAFGNDEVYVEKYIEKPKHIEVQIIGDQFGNIVHLYERDCSVQRRHQKVVEVAPCISISEDLRDRICAAAVDLMKNVDYLNAGTVEFLVSGEDFYFIEVNPRVQVEHTITEMITGVDIVQTQILVAEGHELHDETVGIPKQEDIRIMGYAIQSRVTTEDPLNNFMPDTGRLMTYRSGGGFGVRLDAGNGFQGAIITPYYDSLLVKLSTHALTYEQACAKMVRNLQEFRIRGIKTNIPFLENVVKHKDFRSGNYDTSFIDSSPELFMFPVRKDRGTKMLSYIGNVTINGFPGIERKKKPVFDKPRIPVTDSFSVQSGTKQILDERGAEGLVKWIKEQPEVLLTDTTFRDAHQSLLATRVRTTDLKHIAEPTSLLLPDMFSLEMWGGATFDVAYNFLKEDPWDRLLTLRKQIPNVLFQMLLRASNAVGYKNYPDNVIREFVEKSAYAGIDVFRIFDSLNWVKGMEVAIQAVRDTGKIAEAAICYTGDILDTSRPKYNLNYYKDLAKELQNQGAHILAIKDMAGLLKPEAAYQLISELKETIDIPIHLHTHDTSGNGIFTYAKAIEAGVDIVDTALSTMAGLTSQPSANTLYYALEGNDRKPKVDIKALEQLSYYWEDVRKYYHDFESGMMSPHTEVYQHEMPGGQYSNLQQQAKAVGLADQWEDVKEMYARVNHMFGDIVKVTPSSKVVGDMALYMVQNDLTEEDVLSKGDSLDFPNSVVELFEGYLGQPVGGFPEELQKVILKGREPITVRPGELLEDVDFTALKEKLFKELGRPVTSFDAIAYALYPKVFKDYTAMVEQFGEISVLDTPTFLYGMRLGEEIEVEIETGKTLIVKLISIGQPQADGTRIVYFELNGQPREVVIKDESIKSTVATKIKADPKKETHIGASMPGTVIKVLVSKDEKVEKGDHLMITEAMKMETTVQAPFSGFVKDIYVSNGEAIQTGDLLIELQK